From the genome of Porphyromonadaceae bacterium W3.11:
AAAAGCCCCAGCTTGTGAAAGTTGGGGCTTTTGTCGCATAATAATAGGGTGCGTCAAAAAAATTAGTTTTGACACACCATCTTTCGCAAAGTATCAGTATGAGTTATGAATCTAATCCTCCTTGTTGCTATTGAAGTCAAAGGAAAGGTGCTGGAGCTGACCGTAGTTGTCCTCAATGTAGATGTCGATAAGTTGTCGGTCAGTGAAGCGTGAGGTGTAGTAAAGCTTAAATGATTTGCTCTCCAGCGGGTAGCGGTCATTCGGATTAAAGACGACACCGTCAAGGCTCAGCTCTCCCTCACCTTCAGGCTGGAAATAGCGTATCGTATAGCGAGTGCCTGAAAAGTTACCCTCCGACTTGAGGAGGCAACGGATCTCAGCTGTCTCTCCTAATGCAATATTCTTGCGTACTGGCATCGCCTCCACCTCAAAGGGGAAAACCGTTTGTACATCCAAAGAGCGGTCACAACTGCAAAGGCAAAACCCAGCCAGCATGAGTACCCCCATCACCCATATCATTCTTGTTATCTTATTCATAAGTTCACTCTTAATCCAACAGTTACATTAGGTCTAAAAACATTCAAGTCCGAGCCAAAGATCATCCGTCCTTGCCCCTTCATCACGATTAACAAGCTATCCGTCAGAAACAGCTCCACCGAAGCGTGCAAAGCCCCACCATACACCCAGCAGGAGCGATTCAGCAGGAGAGCTCCATCGGGCAGGTCTTCTTTCCCATTATTCACCTCCTCATAGCCACCCAAACCAGCTACCCCTAGGTAAAGGAAGATATTCTTTCCACCGTCCGAAAGTATCGGGTGCATATACCCCACTTGCAGTAGTCCATCAAGCACGGGCACGTCAGATGAGCGATAGTCGTAAGTTTGCCCTTCACACTCAAGCGTGAGAAAGGCATAGTTGGCGGTTTTGAAGTACCGCACCAGCGACACTCCAGCCGTACAGTTCTCAGCTCGAAAAAGCTTCTCGCCTCGGACTATAGGCACCCCGCCAAAGAGTTCCAGTCCCTTTTGATTGGGGATAAGCCTCTGAGCTTGTGACGGCAATACCACCGCAAGCGTCAGAGCCAGCCATATCATTGCCCTCTTCATCACCACTTCAGCTTTAGGTTATCAATGCGCCTTGCTCTTAGCAGATCCTCATTCTGCATATAAAACGTGAGCGTCCGCCCACCATTACGCTCGTAGAGGGTTACCTCCAGTTGCTTATCCTCCGTGAGGGCAAATTGCTCCAGAGCAAAGACCGTTCGTTCCTTGCCATTGGGACGCACTTGCATGATTTGATGATAAGCACGGAGTGGTTGGAGTACTCGCTCCTGAATAGCCGTCTGCTTTGCCACCTTTTTGTCCACCACCTTAAAAGAGACGAAGTCCACCGAGAAAGGCATATTACTCTCATTGTCAATGCGCGTGTGGAAGTAGAGCAAGCCATTATGAGCATACAAGCCACGCAACTGAAAACGTAAGCCAAACTGCCTTGATCCAATATGCTTCAACTCCCGCTTGTCATTCTGGTAAATCGTCTGCATGATCAATTTCACCAGCACTGGACTCTCATTGCCCAGCTCTCTAAAGTAGATGTCTGCTCTATTGGAGGGCAAGCGACCCGCTGTTGGACTAAGGAAATCCTTCATCTCAATACTGAGCATCTCAGGTTCATCGGCATACTTTACATTGAAACTATAGAAAGAGCCATCATCGCAGATTACCGAGAGATTACTTTCTCTTTCAAAATCCCTCACAGCTGCTTTCACCCTCAATACATTCTCAGCTCCTCCCCCCTCATCTGCTTTCCCAGCTACCAAGGCGTTACTGCCCAAATCCACATAACGGATAGGTGCAGGAAATATCAAGTGCACCGTCTTCTCAAAGGTCACCTCCAAGCCATACGGCACCACCACGCGCCCAGCAGGGATAGCACGGCTCATCCCTTGATAAAGGTCTCCCGTGGAGGGCATATAGCTCTGTCCATTATCTTGTGCCATAGCACCCAAGCTCATACCAAGAGCCAATACCCCCATTAACATTACTTTCTTCATATTCATATTTTTGATTAGTTATTATTTCGATTGAACTAAGTAGAGCTGATGCCCACCCTTTAGTCGCACCTTAATCTCACGAAGCTTCTTTTGTAGTAGCTGACTCGCCCCCTGCATTGCCCCTCTTGCCAGCTCTGATATGATCTGGTCTTTGGCAGAGGAAGCAAATGTGAAGGAAGTACCCATGGAGCCACCAGCCGTTGCAGCGGTCTCCTTGAGTGCTTGCACCTCATCAATGCCAGGAATGGCGATACCCTCCTGACCATCAAGGTCAAAAGCTGAGAGTGAGACTGAGAAGATACGTCCACCCGTCTCCACCGACCGCACATGAAGCCTCATCCTATTCCCCTCTATTTTCGCTTGAGCCACTAGCGGAGCATTGCGAGAAAGCCGAATACCTTGGAAGTGTGCATCCTCCGAGAGTCTAAGCACCACGAAGCTCCCCTCCTGTAAGGTAGTAGTCTTATCGACCACCACCTTTAGGGTGTTTCTTGGTACTACCTTATTGGCTACGGTAGCAATAGAGAGGAATCCTAGATTTCGCTCACTTACTCCGTAGTCAGCGATAAATGCAGAGTCCGTCATCGGCTGTTCCAGCATAGAGACCACTGGCTTTCGCTCTGCCAACACCTCCATCTGAGGAAGATCAGTTGCAGGTGCATTTGTTGTCAAAGGTTCATTATTCACCGACTGCCCATCAACCGGAGGACGCCCATAGGCAAGAGTCTTATCAGCAGTCCCAGCTGACGGCATATACTTCGCAGCCATTTGGTAGCTCTTTTCCATCAGAGCCAACTGTCGCTCCTCCTCGCTTGCGATGTCCTGCTCACGACTGTTCAGTTCCTCACGAAGACTCTCTATTTCCCCTCGGAGACAATCAATTTCTTCTTCGTAGTAGTTCTCCGCCTCATTAAAGGAAGCCAGCAACTGGTTATTTCTTTCATACTGCTGAACCGACCCCGCTATATCACCACCCCAAGCCTCTGAAGTGGAAGCTGAGTCTTCCCTTTGACCCTTTAGAGGGTATGGAGATGTATCCTCCTGAACAAAGTAATCTGAGAGCCGACCAAGCTCCTTGCGTTGCTCTTCTACACTCTCCTCATAACTTGACAGTTCATAGGCTTTTAGCTTATTCTCTTCAAGTTGATCTACTGAAGCTTGCGGAACCATATCATTCAGCCCTGACTGCTCCATAGCCAGCTCTCTCTCCGACGACTTAAAAATAAACCACATTGAGAAAGCAAAGATGAGCCCCAACCCCGAGAAAATGAGCCACTTTTTGACTTGCTCTTTTTGCTTCGTTGAAAGTCCTTTATTCTTATCCATAGTTACTTATTTGCTAAATACTCCATCGATTCTATCATCAATAGTGAGTCCAATAGTATTTCCTCCACTGGCGTCTCAATTATCGTATCCCTTGCCACAACGATCGGCTGCCAGCTATTCTTGACTATAAAAGGCTGAATCAGCATATAAAGTGATAGAAGCAAGTAGATGCCGCATACACTCCACAGAATCATCCTTCTTTGCTTTTGGGAAAGTTGTTCACATCCTTTATGGATAGATACCAAAACTCTTTTCCACCCTCTATTGACCACACTATTCATCGTTTTATCGTCTGAATGTCTCTATTCTCACGCACCACAAACTGTTCCATCAGAAAGCCCTGAGGATTATTATCTGAACGGACTGAATTTTGGAGCGTACAGCTCGTTACCAAGCTACGCTCCGTGATGTTGCTCTGCCGTACGATGTACTGTCGACCAAAGGTTACTACCTCATAGGGATAAACCTCAAAGTTGCACTGGATAGAATCCAGCACCACACGTTGATTGATGTTTCCCGAGATAATCCGATTGTAGTATCCCTTCTCTGCGAGGTCTTTGTAGTAGTTAAATGCTGATTTATCGCACAGCATAAAGGCTCGTGACATATTCTCCTCGATGGCCTCCTTGTCCGGAGCAACCGTAAAAAAGAGTTCGTGAAAGCGTCTCACATGCTCCCTAGCCTCTACTGGTCTATTAGTAGCAGCGTCCTGACTCAGTGCCAAGATGAGTGACTTCCCATTGTCCAGTACATAGACCTTCTCACGCTGTTCACGCGCAAAGGAGTACGAGCTATAAACGACATACCCACACACTCCAAGACAAAAAACCACAAAGAGTATCGTATAGAGCCGTATCTGTTTGAACGAACTCTCTATATTAGTTAATGACTTAAATTCCATATCTGTTTAGCTTGTTGTTAATTATTTCAAGCCCCCTCTGGGGTTGGAGGCTTACCTCTTCGTGAGTTTGGCTTTGATTCTTCCAGACATATTACCTATCGCAGCACCACCAGCCCCTGCCGCCTGCTTACCACCTGTATAAGCCTTTTGAGCCCCAACCTTTCCTGCTTGGTTGACATTACGGCCATAAGCACCGATACCGCCACCTGCCTCAATGATCCATCCTGCTACCGTAGGCACAGCCGTATAGCCGATGATACCGATGAGGAAAAATGCCATATAGTACCAGCTCCCCACTTCTGGGATAAATGTTGGGTCAGCCAACTGAGCAATATCCTTTTGGAGCATCAAGACTTGTATCTTGGTCAAGAGGGCTGTAAGAATACTGCTCACAGGCAACCATAAGTACACCGATATATAGCGGCTAAACCAAGCAGAGAGTGAGCCACCTAAACCATCCCAAACCGAAATACCGAAGACGATAGGTCCTAGTATCGACAGGACAATCAGTATAAAAGTGCGAAGGGTATCAATGATAAGGCTGACAGCATGGAAAAGGAACTCCAATATATCTTGGATGGCCTTCATAATCCACTGCTTTGATCGATACGCAGCACGCTCCGCATACATCCCAGCAATGGTCACTGCATCTGACGGTCCGATAATACCCATTTCTTCAATCTTTGCATCGAAGAGTTCATTGGAGACCAAGTATGCGGTCTCTGGGTCTCTAAGTAAAGCCTCCTCCTTCAGTTTATCTCTCTTCGCCCTTAGGGTCGTCACTTCCCCCTCCTGAACAGCTACCAATTGCTCTGTCCCCTTAACCACTGGCGAAAGTATAGTATTCATTGTTCCCAACACCAAGGATGGGAAGAACATTATGCAGAAGCCTAAGGCAAAGGGGCGAAGCAAAGGGAAGAGGTCTATGGGCTCTGCCCTCGCTAATGAAGCCCACACCCTGATAGCTATATAAAAGAGAGCCCCCAACCCCGAAATGCCCTTGGCAATACCCGTCATATGGCTACAGAGTGGCATCATCTCGTCATAGGTAGCACGGAGTAGCTCGTGTAAACTTGTGAAGTCCATATCAAATAATCATCATTACCAATAACGAGCATCACCCGTCCCATAGAGCGAGAGCATCTGATTC
Proteins encoded in this window:
- the traN gene encoding conjugative transposon protein TraN, producing MKKVMLMGVLALGMSLGAMAQDNGQSYMPSTGDLYQGMSRAIPAGRVVVPYGLEVTFEKTVHLIFPAPIRYVDLGSNALVAGKADEGGGAENVLRVKAAVRDFERESNLSVICDDGSFYSFNVKYADEPEMLSIEMKDFLSPTAGRLPSNRADIYFRELGNESPVLVKLIMQTIYQNDKRELKHIGSRQFGLRFQLRGLYAHNGLLYFHTRIDNESNMPFSVDFVSFKVVDKKVAKQTAIQERVLQPLRAYHQIMQVRPNGKERTVFALEQFALTEDKQLEVTLYERNGGRTLTFYMQNEDLLRARRIDNLKLKW
- the traJ gene encoding conjugative transposon protein TraJ, coding for MDFTSLHELLRATYDEMMPLCSHMTGIAKGISGLGALFYIAIRVWASLARAEPIDLFPLLRPFALGFCIMFFPSLVLGTMNTILSPVVKGTEQLVAVQEGEVTTLRAKRDKLKEEALLRDPETAYLVSNELFDAKIEEMGIIGPSDAVTIAGMYAERAAYRSKQWIMKAIQDILEFLFHAVSLIIDTLRTFILIVLSILGPIVFGISVWDGLGGSLSAWFSRYISVYLWLPVSSILTALLTKIQVLMLQKDIAQLADPTFIPEVGSWYYMAFFLIGIIGYTAVPTVAGWIIEAGGGIGAYGRNVNQAGKVGAQKAYTGGKQAAGAGGAAIGNMSGRIKAKLTKR
- the traM gene encoding conjugative transposon protein TraM, which produces MDKNKGLSTKQKEQVKKWLIFSGLGLIFAFSMWFIFKSSERELAMEQSGLNDMVPQASVDQLEENKLKAYELSSYEESVEEQRKELGRLSDYFVQEDTSPYPLKGQREDSASTSEAWGGDIAGSVQQYERNNQLLASFNEAENYYEEEIDCLRGEIESLREELNSREQDIASEEERQLALMEKSYQMAAKYMPSAGTADKTLAYGRPPVDGQSVNNEPLTTNAPATDLPQMEVLAERKPVVSMLEQPMTDSAFIADYGVSERNLGFLSIATVANKVVPRNTLKVVVDKTTTLQEGSFVVLRLSEDAHFQGIRLSRNAPLVAQAKIEGNRMRLHVRSVETGGRIFSVSLSAFDLDGQEGIAIPGIDEVQALKETAATAGGSMGTSFTFASSAKDQIISELARGAMQGASQLLQKKLREIKVRLKGGHQLYLVQSK
- the traK gene encoding conjugative transposon protein TraK, producing MEFKSLTNIESSFKQIRLYTILFVVFCLGVCGYVVYSSYSFAREQREKVYVLDNGKSLILALSQDAATNRPVEAREHVRRFHELFFTVAPDKEAIEENMSRAFMLCDKSAFNYYKDLAEKGYYNRIISGNINQRVVLDSIQCNFEVYPYEVVTFGRQYIVRQSNITERSLVTSCTLQNSVRSDNNPQGFLMEQFVVRENRDIQTIKR
- a CDS encoding DUF3872 domain-containing protein, which gives rise to MNKITRMIWVMGVLMLAGFCLCSCDRSLDVQTVFPFEVEAMPVRKNIALGETAEIRCLLKSEGNFSGTRYTIRYFQPEGEGELSLDGVVFNPNDRYPLESKSFKLYYTSRFTDRQLIDIYIEDNYGQLQHLSFDFNSNKED
- a CDS encoding conjugal transfer protein TraO, with protein sequence MKRAMIWLALTLAVVLPSQAQRLIPNQKGLELFGGVPIVRGEKLFRAENCTAGVSLVRYFKTANYAFLTLECEGQTYDYRSSDVPVLDGLLQVGYMHPILSDGGKNIFLYLGVAGLGGYEEVNNGKEDLPDGALLLNRSCWVYGGALHASVELFLTDSLLIVMKGQGRMIFGSDLNVFRPNVTVGLRVNL